The window CCGCGACTGCGCAAACAGCCGATAAATTGCCACAATTGTTGATAAGGCTTGATGACATAGGGATGAATCATTCTGTAAATATGGCTGCCGAAAAGATGGCTAAAACCGGTTTACCATTTTCCGTTTCGTTACAGTTTGCCTGCCCATGGTACCAGGAAGCTGTTGAGATTTTGAAAAGGTATCCGAATGTAAGCGTAGGGGTACACTTAACCTTAACATCGGAGTGGAAAAACTACCGCTGGGGGCCGGTTACCGGGCGAACTGCGGTGCCAAGTTTAGTTGATGAGGTAGGCTATTTTCCGCATTCAACATCATCGTTCGCCAAAAGCGGGTATAAAATGGATGAGGTTGAAACCGAGCTATCGGCGCAAATTGAACGTGCATTGGCCTCGGGGCTTAAAATTACTTATATCGACCCGCACATGGGGATTGCGTTATCGACGCCTGAGTTGAGAGCGCTAACCGAAAAACTGGCACATAAATATAAATTAGCCATATCAACCTTAAGCAGCGTTACTTATTTTGGAGAAACCTATATGGAAATGTGGGGCGAGCCGATAGCCACCAAGAAGAAAGTTTTCTTGAATTATGTAAGCACCAAACTTAATCCCGATAAGCCAAATTTAGTGGTTATCCATACAGCTACCCCAAGCCCCGAGATGGATGCGTTGGTGGATATGAATAGCAGCATGATGAACGCCAAAGACGGAAAGCCCCTAACCAGCCTTCACCGTCAAACAGAATTAAACATGTTACTTTCGCCGGAATTTAGGGCAATGGAGGGCAAAAAATTCAAAATGATTAATTACGCCCAATTATTAGCCGGTAAAGATATTAGTGTGCTTAAGGCGGTCGATAATAAATAGGAGGCCGTCATATTTAGTCTTAAGTCTTAAGTCGAAAGTCAAAAATGGCAATTTGGCTTAGGACTTAAGGCTTCGGACTAAGTACTTATAACTTAACACAAGGCCTATTTATTTTTTGATAAGGCAATTACGGCTATACCGCCAATAATTAATGCGCCGCCTAAATACGGGGGCCAGTTAACGGTTTTTTGCTTATCAACAGAAACCTGGAGCGGGCCGGCGTCAATCACCTTTTCCTTTTTGGTATAAGTAAAACTCGTCCAGATAAGCATAATGGCACCAATAACTATAAGGGCTATACCGATGGTTTTGTTCATGGTAATGATTTTGAATGTCTTGCTGCAATAAGAATGGCTATTGGTGTAAATTGTTTGCCCGATATAAAATATAAGCTTTAGTTTTTGTTGACAGTAAACTTTTTATAGCTTAGGTGCTTTATTAGGCCTCCATTATTTGCCTTTACCAAAACTTAAGCGATAAAAAGTACACAGGAATGCAAGATGATTTGATACTTGAAACCATATCTGTTACCAAAAACTTTTTTGGCGATAAATCAACCGGGGTAAACAATATAACCATATTTGTGCCCAAGGGAAAGATAACCGCTATAGTTGGCGAAAGCGGCAGCGGTAAAACTACACTCCTGAACTTATTGTTCGGCACCCTGCAGCCAGATCATGGCGAAGTTTTTTTTAAAGAGGAAAGGGTATTAAGCCGGGAACATGGCATACAACATGCCCATAAGGTAATGCGGATGGTTACTCAAAATGGGGTTGATATGAATCCCAAATCGTCTGTTTGGGAAACTGTGCGCGATGGAATGCCCCCTGAAGATCGCAGCCACGAAATAAAGCTGGTTACTGAAGCGCTTAATATGCTTAATATTTACCCGCTGAGAGATTACCCTTTTGGTAAACTAAGCGGTGGCGAAAAGCAACGTGTTACCATAGCCAAAGCCTTGATAAGCCGGCCACAGGTGTTGCTGCTCGACGAGCCTTTTAACCAGGTTGACGCTTATTACCGGGAAGCACTACAGCACGATATCAGGCAGATTGTGAGGGAGTGGAAGACAACCGTGGTGCTGGTATCGCATGACCCGGCCGAGATACTATCAATGGCCGACGAACTTATTGTAATAAAAGAAGGCGAAATTGTTGAACACGGCCCGCCCGACCAATTATACCACTCGCCTAAATTGCTGTATACCTCGCAAATATTGGCCAGTAGCAGCATGCTTACATCAACCCAGGCCAAAGTTTGTGGCATTAAAAGTAAGCGTGGTATTGTTGTTGTATATGCCGAGCATGTGAAAATTGCAGCTATTGGCAAAAAATGGCTCATAAAAATGATCCTGTTCAAAGGTTTTTTTGAAGAATTGATCATCGATAATAACGATGTTACCCTAAGGGTAATGAACTACAACAGGGGCAAATATAAGGTAGGCGGCAAGGTGAGTATTAAAATTACCAGGTACTTTGAGTTTGGGAAATGGGAAAATTGATGAAGCCTCACCCTGCCCTCTCCAAAGGAGAGGGTTCTTAAAAGTCAAACTATTAATTATTTTGCAAATCAAAAGTCCTCTCCTTTGGAGAGGATTTAGGTGAGGCCCTGTACTTGCTCAAATTAATTAGCAGCACGCTTGCTAATATAACTACCAGGCCGGCTACCTGTATCAGGGTAACACCTTCGTGGGCAAAAAGTACACCTAATATTACAGCAATAACGGGGTTAACGTAAGCGTAAGTGCCAACCTGTGTTGCCGGGCGTACCTGCAACAGCCAAACATAGGCACTAAATGCAGCTATCGATCCAAAAATAATCAGGTATAACAGTGCATACCAGCTATGTGCCGGAATGGCACTCCAGTTAAGCGACTGAACTTCGTGGTGGAAAAAGCTCGACGGAATAAATACAATGCCTGCAACCAGCATTTGCCATGCCGTATTTACCGCTGCCGACCCTTGCGTATTGTAATGTTTTGAATAAAGAGAGCCCGATGCCCAACCCAATGTTCCTACAATTAATAAAAGCATTCCGGGCAGCTTTGATGGTCCGGACGCTGGCCCCATCATGCTTTCTATCTGCTCACTAAATAATAATATTACCCCTGCAAAGCCGATTATAAGGCCTATAATGGTGCTTTTGTTTTTAAAATTGGTGCGCCAGTTTGGTTTATCCAGCAATACAAACCAAATGGGGGGCGATGATACCATAATGGCAACCATAGCGCTTGGCAAGGTTTGCTCAACCCATATCACAACCCCGTTGCCAATTACCAGCAGTAAAAATCCGCTCACCGCCGCATGGATCATATTGCGCTTTACAAAAATCTGCTCGCCTTTAATGGCACTCCAAATAAGCAACAAAGCGCCTGCTGTAAAAAAGCGGAGTACGCCCAGTAAAAACGGGGGAAAGCCATCCACGGCCATTTTTATAAAAAAGTAGGTAGAGCCCCAAACCAGGTAAACTGTAGCAAACGCTACAATAACCAATAGGGGCGAAGCAGATTTTTGTGAAGAAGAGGCCATGATATATTTATTTTTCGGGTA is drawn from Mucilaginibacter ginsenosidivorax and contains these coding sequences:
- a CDS encoding ChbG/HpnK family deacetylase, giving the protein MKNILIRYLFLLIIVVLIRPATAQTADKLPQLLIRLDDIGMNHSVNMAAEKMAKTGLPFSVSLQFACPWYQEAVEILKRYPNVSVGVHLTLTSEWKNYRWGPVTGRTAVPSLVDEVGYFPHSTSSFAKSGYKMDEVETELSAQIERALASGLKITYIDPHMGIALSTPELRALTEKLAHKYKLAISTLSSVTYFGETYMEMWGEPIATKKKVFLNYVSTKLNPDKPNLVVIHTATPSPEMDALVDMNSSMMNAKDGKPLTSLHRQTELNMLLSPEFRAMEGKKFKMINYAQLLAGKDISVLKAVDNK
- a CDS encoding ABC transporter ATP-binding protein, with the translated sequence MQDDLILETISVTKNFFGDKSTGVNNITIFVPKGKITAIVGESGSGKTTLLNLLFGTLQPDHGEVFFKEERVLSREHGIQHAHKVMRMVTQNGVDMNPKSSVWETVRDGMPPEDRSHEIKLVTEALNMLNIYPLRDYPFGKLSGGEKQRVTIAKALISRPQVLLLDEPFNQVDAYYREALQHDIRQIVREWKTTVVLVSHDPAEILSMADELIVIKEGEIVEHGPPDQLYHSPKLLYTSQILASSSMLTSTQAKVCGIKSKRGIVVVYAEHVKIAAIGKKWLIKMILFKGFFEELIIDNNDVTLRVMNYNRGKYKVGGKVSIKITRYFEFGKWEN
- a CDS encoding EamA family transporter, whose translation is MASSSQKSASPLLVIVAFATVYLVWGSTYFFIKMAVDGFPPFLLGVLRFFTAGALLLIWSAIKGEQIFVKRNMIHAAVSGFLLLVIGNGVVIWVEQTLPSAMVAIMVSSPPIWFVLLDKPNWRTNFKNKSTIIGLIIGFAGVILLFSEQIESMMGPASGPSKLPGMLLLIVGTLGWASGSLYSKHYNTQGSAAVNTAWQMLVAGIVFIPSSFFHHEVQSLNWSAIPAHSWYALLYLIIFGSIAAFSAYVWLLQVRPATQVGTYAYVNPVIAVILGVLFAHEGVTLIQVAGLVVILASVLLINLSKYRASPKSSPKERTFDLQNN